A region of the Eriocheir sinensis breed Jianghai 21 unplaced genomic scaffold, ASM2467909v1 Scaffold393, whole genome shotgun sequence genome:
cctcatatccTCCAGTGCCTTTAACGCCgaggacaaggatggccgcacacccctccacttggctgctatgcggggaagtgttgagtgtgtgtctgccctcatgttCTCTtgtgaccttaacgccaaagacaaggatggccgcacacccctccacttggctgctatgcggggcagtgttgagtgtgtgtctTCCCTCATGCCCTTTAGTGACTTTAACGCcaaagacaaggatggccgcacacccctccacttggctgctatgcggggcagtgttgagtgtgtgtctTCCCTCATGCCCTCTAGTGACTTTAACGCcaaagacaaggatggccgcacacccctccacttggctgctatgcggggcagtgttgagtgtgtgtctTCCCTCATGCCCTCTAGTGACTTTAACGCcaaagacaaggatggccgcacacccctccacttggctgctaagCGGGGCAGCGCTGAGTGTgtctctgccctcataccctccagtgaccttaacgccaaggacgaggatggccgcacacccctccacttggctgctagtgTTTGGTTTgggagtgctgagtgtgtgtctgccctcataccctccagtgccTATAACGCCgaagacaaggatggccgcacacccctccacttggccgCTACGCGGGGcagtgttgagtgtgtgtctgccctcataccctccagtgaccttaacgccaaggacaagtATGgctgcacacccctccacttggctgctatgcggggcagtgttgagtgtgtgtcttccctcataccctccagtgaccttaacgccaatgACAAGGATGgctgcacacccctccacttggctgctaggcggggcagtgctgagtgtgtgtctgccctcatatccTCCAGTGCCTTTAACGCCgaggacaaggatggccgcacacccctccacttggctgctatgcggggaagtgttgagtgtgtgtctgccctcatgttCTCTTGTGGCCTTAACGCcaaagacaaggatggccgcacacccctccacttggctgctatgcggggcagtgttgagtgtgtgtctTCCCTCATGCCCTTTAGTGACTTTAACGCcaaagacaaggatggccgcacacccctccacttggctgctagtgTTTCTTTGAGGAGTGCTGAGTGTgtctctgccctcataccctccagtgaccttaacgccaaggacaaggatggccgcacacccctccacttggctgctgagctgggcagtgctgagtgtgtgtctgccctcatgccCTCCAATAACCTTAACGCCAAAGACACGGCTGgcagcacacccctccacttggctgctaagCGGGGCAGCGCTGAGTGTGTCTCTGTCCTCacaccctccagtgaccttaacgccaaagacaaggatggtcgcacacccctccacttggctgctagtgTTTCTTTGAGGAGTGCTGAGTGTgtctctgccctcataccctccagtgacctaaacgccaaggacaaggatggccgcacacccctccacttggctgctgagctgggcagtgctgagtgtgtgtctgccctcatgccctccaataaccttaacgccaaagacaaggatggccgcacaccccttcacttggctgctatgcggggcagtgttgagtgtgtgtctTCCCTCATGCCCTCTAGTGACTTTAACGCcaaagacaaggatggccgcacacccctccatttggctgctatgcggggcagtgttgagtgtgtgtctTCCCTCATGCCCTCTAGTGACTTTAACGCCAAAGACAAGGATGGCCggacacccctccacttggctgctaagCGGGGCAGCGCTgagtgtgtctgccctcataccctccagggACCGTAACGCCAAGGacgaggatggccgcacacccctccacttggctgctaatGTTTGGTTTgggagtgctgagtgtgtgtctgccctcataccctccagtgaccttaacgccaaggacaaggatggccgcacacccctacACTTGGCTGCTGAGCTGGGCAGTGCTGAGCGTGTGTCTGCGTTTATATCCTCCAATGACCTTAACGCCAATGACAAGGATGGCTGCCCACCCCCACTTGGCTGCGaggcggggcagtgctgagtgtgtgtctgccctcataccctccagtgaccttaacgccaaggacaagtatggccgcacacccctccacttggccgCTACGCGGGGcagtgttgagtgtgtgtctgccctcataccctccagtgaccttaacgccaatgACAAGGATGgctgcacacccctccacttggctgctaggcggggcagtgctgagtgtgtgtctgccctcatatccTCCAGTGCCTTTAACGCCgaggacaaggatggccgcacacccctccacttggctgctatgcggggaagtgttgagtgtgtgtctgccctcatgttCTCTTGTGGCCTTAACGCcaaagacaaggatggccgcacacccctccacttggctgctatgcggggcagtgttgagtgtgtgtctTCCCTCATGCCCTTTAGTGACTTTAACGCcaaagacaaggatggccgcacacccctccacttggctgctagtgTTTCTTTGAGGAGTGCTGAGTGTgtctctgccctcataccctccagtgaccttaacgccaaggacaaggatggccgcacacccctccacttggctgctgagctgggcagtgctgagtgtgtgtctgccctcatgccCTCCAATAACCTTAACGCCAAAGACACGGCTGgcagcacacccctccacttggctgctaagCGGGGCAGCGCTGAGTGTGTCTCTGTCCTCacaccctccagtgaccttaacgccaaagacaaggatggtcgcacacccctccacttggctgctagtgTTTCTTTGAGGAGTGCTGAGTGTgtctctgccctcataccctccagtgacctaaacgccaaggacaaggatggccgcacacccctccacttggctgctgagctgggcagtgctgagtgtgtgtctgccctcatgccCTCCAATAACCTTAACGCCAAAGACAATGATGGCCTAACACCCCTTCACTTGGCTGCTATGCGGGGcagtgttgagtgtgtgtctTCCCTCATGCCCTCTAGTGACTTTAACGCcaaagacaaggatggccgcacacccctccacttggctgctatgcggggcagtgttgagtgtgtgtctTCCCTCATGCCCTCTAGTGACTTTAACGCCAAAGACAAGGATGGCCggacacccctccacttggctgctaagCGGGGCAGCGCTGAGTGTgtctctgccctcataccctccagtgaccttaacgccaaggacgaggatggccgcacacccctccacttggctgctagtgTTTGGTTTgggagtgctgagtgtgtgtctgccctcataccctccagtgaccttaacgccaaggacaaggatggccgcacacccctacACTTGGCTGCTGAGCTGGGCAGTGCTGAGCGTGTGTCTGCGTTTATATCCTCCAATGACCTTAACGCCAATGACAAGGATGgctgcacacccctccacttggctgctaggcggggcagtgctgagtgtgtgtctgccctcatatccTCCAGTGCCTTTAACGCcaaagacaaggatggccgcacacccctccacttggctgctatgcggggaagtgttgagtgtgtgtctgccctcatgttCTCTtgtgaccttaacgccaaagacaaggatggccgcacacccctccacttggctgctatgcGGGGCAGTGTTGAGTGTGTTTCTTCCCTCATGCCCTTTAGTGACTTTAACGCCAAAGACAAGGATGGTcgcacccctccacttggctgctagtgTTTCTTTGAGGAGTGCTgagtgtgtctgccctcataccctccagtgacctaaacgccaaggacaaggatggccgcacccctccacttggctgctgagctgggcagtgctgagtgtgtctgCCTCATGCCCTCTAATAACCTTAACTCCAAAGACACGGCTGGCAGCAcaccctccacttggctgctaagCGGGCAGCGCTGAGTGTGTCTCTGTCCTCacaccctccagtgaccttaacgccaaagacaaggatggtcgcacacccctccacttggctgctagtgTTTCTTTGAGGAGTGCTGAGTGTGTCTCTGCCCTCATACCTCCAGTGACCTAAACGCcaaggacaaggatggccgcacacccctccacttggctgctgagctgggcagtgctgagtgtgtgtctgccctcatgccctccaataaccttaacgccaaagacaaggatggccgcacacccctccacttggctgctatgctgggcagtgttgagtgtgtgtctgccctcatgccCTCGACTGACATTAACGCCACGCACAAGGATGGCTGCAcaccctccacttggctgctaagCGGGGCAGCGCTGAGTGTgtctctgccctcataccctccagtgaccttaacgccaaggacgaggatggccgcacacccctccacttggctgctagtgTTTGGTTTgggagtgctgagtgtgtgtctgccctcataccctccagtgaccttaacgccaaggacaaggatgaccgcacacccctccacttggctgctgagctgggcagtgctgagtgtgtgtctgccctcatgccCTCCAATAACCTTAACGCCAAAGACACGGCTGgcagcacacccctccacttggctgctaagcggggcagtgctgagtgtgtctctgccctcataccctccagtgaccttaacgccaaggacgaggatggccacaccctccacttggctgctgaggggggcagtgctgagtgtgtgtctgccctcatacccttcAGTGACCCTAACGCCAAAGacgaggatggccgcacacccctccacttggctgctgagctgggcagtgctgagtgtgtgtctgccctcatgccctccaataaccttaacgccaaagacaaggatggccgcacaccccttcACTTGGCTGCTATGCGGGGCAGTGTTGAGTGTGTGTCCTCCCTCATGCCCTCTAGTGACTTTAACGCcaaagacaaggatggccgcacacccctccacttggctgctaagCGGGGCAGCGCTGAGTGTGTCTCTGCCCTCAttccctccagtgaccttaacgccaaggacgaggatggccgcacacccctccacttggctgctagtgTTTGGTTTgggagtgctgagtgtgtgtctgccctcataccctccagtgaccttaacgccaaggacaaggatgaccgcacacccctccacttggctgctgagctgggcagtgctgagtgtgtgtctgccctcatgccCTCCAATAACCTTAACGCCAAAGACACGGCTGgcagcacacccctccacttggctgcaaagcggggcagtgctgagtgtgtctctgccctcataccctccagtgaccttaacgccaagaacgaggatggccgcacacccctccacttggctgctgagtggggcagtgctgagtgtgtatCTGCCCTCATACCCTTCAGTGACCCTAACGCCAAAGacgaggatggccgcacacccctccacttggctgctgagctgggcagtgctgagtgtgtgtctgccctcatgccctccagtgaccttaacgcaaAGGACAAGTATGgctgcacacccctccacttggctgctgagctgggcagagctgagtgtgtgtctgccctcatgccctccagtgaccttaacgccaagaacgaggatggccgcacacccctccacttggctgctatgcagggaagtgttgagtgtgtgactgccctcatgccctccagtgaccttaacgccaaagacaagtatggccgcacacccctccacttggctgctagtgTTTTATTTgggagtgctgagtgtgtgtctgccctcataccctccagtgaccttaacgcaaAGGACAAGTATGgctgcacacccctccacttggctgctgagctgggcagagctgagtgtgtgtctgccatcatgccctccagtgaccttaacgccaagaaCGAGGATGGCCACACACCCCTCCAATTGGCTGCAATGCAGGGAAGTGTTGAGTGTGTGACTGCTCTCatgccctccagtgaccttaacgccaaagacaagtatggccgcacacccctccacttggctgctagtgTTTTATTTgggagtgctgagtgtgtgtctgccctcataccctccagtgaccttaacgataaggacaaggatggccgcacacccctccacttggctgctgagctgggcagtgctgagtgtgtgtctgccctcatgccCTCCAATAACCTTAACGCCAAAGACACGGCTGgcagcacacccctccacttggctgctaagCGAGGAAGCGCTGAGTGTGTCTCTGTCCTCacaccctccagtgaccttaacgccaaagacaaggatggtcgcacacccctccacttggctgctagtgTTTCTTTGAGGAGTGCTGAGTGTgtctctgccctcataccctccagtgacctaaacgccaaggacaaggatggccgcacacccctccacttggctgctgagctgggcagtgctgagtgtgtgtctgccctcatgccctccaataaccttaacgccaaagacaaggatggccgcacaccccttcacttggctgctatgcggggcagtgttgagtgtgtgtctTCCCTCATGCCCTCTAGTGACTTTAACGCcaaagacaaggatggccgcacacccctccacttggctgctatgcggggcagtgttgagtgtgtgtctTCCCTCATGCCCTCTAGTGACTTTAACGCcaaagacaaggatggccgcacacccctccacttggctgctaagCGGGGCAGCGCTGAGTGTgtctctgccctcataccctccagtgaccttaacgccaaggacgaggatggccgcacacccctccacttggctgctaatGTTTGGTTTgggagtgctgagtgtgtgtctgccctcataccctccagtgaccttaacgccaaggacaaggatggccgcacacccctacACTTGGCTGCTGAGCTGGGCAGTGCTGAGCGTGTGTCTGCGTTTATATCCTCCAATGACCTTAACGCCAATGACAAGGATGgctgcacacccctccacttggctgctaggcggggcagtgctgagtgtgtgtctgccctcatatccTCCAGTGCCTTTAACGCcaaagacaaggatggccgcacacccctccacttggctgctatgcggggaagtgttgagtgtgtgtctgccctcatgttCTCTtgtgaccttaacgccaaagacaaggatggccgcacacccctccacttggctgctatgcggggcagtgttgagtgtgtgtctTCCCTCATGCCCTTTAGTGACTTTAACGCCAAAGACAAGGATGgtcgcacacccctccacttggctgctagtgTTTCTTTGAGGAGTGCTGAGTGTgtctctgccctcataccctccagtgacctaaacgccaaggacaaggatggccgcacacccctccacttggctgctgagctgggcagtgctgagtgtgtgtctgccctcatgccCTCTAATAACCTTAACTCCAAAGACACGGCTGgcagcacacccctccacttggctgctaagCGGGGCAGCGCTGAGTGTGTCTCTGTCCTCacaccctccagtgaccttaacgccaaagacaaggatggtcgcacacccctccacttggctgctagtgTTTCTTTGAGGAGTGCTGAGTGTGTCTCTGCCCTCATACCTCCAGTGACCTAAACGCcaaggacaaggatggccgcacacccctccacttggctgctgagctgggcagtgctgagtgtgtgtctgccctcatgccctccaataaccttaacgccaaagacaaggatggccgcacaccccttcACTTGGCTGCTATGCGGGGCAGTGTTGAGTGTGTGTCCTCCCTCATGCCCTCTAGTGACTTTAACGCcaaagacaaggatggccgcacacccctccacttggctgctaagCGGGGCAGCGCTGAGTGTgtctctgccctcataccctccagtgaccttaacgccaaggacgaggatggccgcacacccctccacttggctgctagtgTTTGGTTTgggagtgctgagtgtgtgtctgccctcataccctccagtgaccttaacgccaaggacaaggatggccgcacacccctacACTTGGCTGCTGAGCTGGGCAGTGTTGAGTGTGTGTCATCCCTCATGCCCTCCAATAACCTTAACGCCAAAGACACGGCTGgcagcacacccctccacttggctgcaaagcggggcagtgctgagtgtgtctctgccctcataccctccagtgaccttaacgccaagaacgaggatggccgcacacccct
Encoded here:
- the LOC126992059 gene encoding serine/threonine-protein phosphatase 6 regulatory ankyrin repeat subunit A-like; protein product: MLAAWQGCTRTVQDLLTLGADPLVAGEAGRTALHLAAERGRAECVSALMPSSDFNAKDKDGRTPLHWAAKRGSAKCVSAHIPSSDLNAKDEDGRTPLHLAASVCFGSAECVSDLLPSSDLNAKDKDGRTLQHLAAEQDSAERVSAFISSSDLNAKDKDCCTPLHLAARRGSAECVSALIPSSAFNAEDKDGRTPLHLAATRGSVECVSALIPSSAFNAKDKDGRTPLHLAAMQGSVECVFALMPSSDLNAKDKDGRTPLHLAAMRRSVECVSALMPSSAFNAKDEDGRTPLHLAAMLRRVECVSALMPSSDDKDGRTSLHLAAEQGSAERVSAFISSNDLNANDKDGYKDGRTPLHLAAMRGSVECVSSLMPSSDFNAKDKDGRTPLHLAAMRGSVECVSSLMPSSDFNAKDKDGRTPLHLAAKRGSAECVSALIPSSDLNAKDEDGRTPLHLAASVWFGSAECVSALIPSSAYNAEDKDGRTPLHLAATRGSVECVSALIPSSDLNAKDKYGCTPLHLAAMRGSVECVSSLIPSSDLNANDKDGCTPLHLAARRGSAECVSALISSSAFNAEDKDGRTPLHLAAMRGSVECVSALMFSCGLNAKDKDGRTPLHLAAMRGSVECVSSLMPFSDFNAKDKDGRTPLHLAASVSLRSAECVSALIPSSDLNAKDKDGRTPLHLAAELGSAECVSALMPSNNLNAKDTAGSTPLHLAAKRGSAECVSVLTPSSDLNAKDKDGRTPLHLAASVSLRSAECVSALIPSSDLNAKDKDGRTPLHLAAELGSAECVSALMPSNNLNAKDKDGRTPLHLAAMRGSVECVSSLMPSSDFNAKDKDGRTPLHLAAMRGSVECVSSLMPSSDFNAKDKDGRTPLHLAAKRGSAECVCPHTLQGP
- the LOC126992060 gene encoding serine/threonine-protein phosphatase 6 regulatory ankyrin repeat subunit B-like, yielding MAAHPHLAARRGSAECVSALIPSSDLNAKDKYGRTPLHLAATRGSVECVSALIPSSDLNANDKDGCTPLHLAARRGSAECVSALISSSAFNAEDKDGRTPLHLAAMRGSVECVSALMFSCGLNAKDKDGRTPLHLAAMRGSVECVSSLMPFSDFNAKDKDGRTPLHLAASVSLRSAECVSALIPSSDLNAKDKDGRTPLHLAAELGSAECVSALMPSNNLNAKDTAGSTPLHLAAKRGSAECVSVLTPSSDLNAKDKDGRTPLHLAASVSLRSAECVSALIPSSDLNAKDKDGRTPLHLAAELGSAECVSALMPSNNLNAKDNDGLTPLHLAAMRGSVECVSSLMPSSDFNAKDKDDKDGRTPLHLAAMRGSVECVSSLMPSSDFNAKDKDGRTPLHLAAKRGSADDLNAKNEDGHTPLQLAAMQGSVECVTALMPSSDLNAKDKYGRTPLHLAASVLFGSAECVSALIPSSDLNDKDKDGRTPLHLAAELGSAECVSALMPSNNLNAKDTAGSTPLHLAAKRGSAECVSVLTPSSDLNAKDKDGRTPLHLAASVSLRSAECVSALIPSSDLNAKDKDGRTPLHLAAELGSAECVSALMPSNNLNAKDKDGRTPLHLAAMRGSVECVSSLMPSSDFNAKDKDGRTPLHLAAMRGSVECVSSLMPSSDFNAKDKDGRTPLHLAAKRGSAECVSALIPSSDLNAKDEDGRTPLHLAANVWFGSAECVSALIPSSDLNAKDKDGRTPLHLAAELGSAERVSAFISSNDLNANDKDGCTPLHLAARRGSAECVSALISSSAFNAKDKDGRTPLHLAAMRGSVECVSALMFSCDLNAKDKDGRTPLHLAAMRGSVECVSSLMPFSDFNAKDKDGRTPLHLAASVSLRSAECVSALIPSSDLNAKDKDGRTPLHLAAELGSAECVSALMPSNNLNSKDTAGSTPLHLAAKRGSAECVSVLTPSNKDGRTPLHLAAMRGSVECVSSLMPSSDFNAKDKDGRTPLHLAAKRGSAECVSALIPSNKDGRTPLHLAAMRGSVECVSSLMPSSDFNAKDKDGRTPLHLAAKRGSAECVSALIPPVTLTPTTRMAAHPSTWQLNEDGHTPLQLAAMQGSVECVTALMPSSDLNAKDKYGRTPLHLAASVLFGSAECVSALIPSSDLNAKDKDGRTPLHLAAELGSAECVSALMPSNNLNAKDTAGSTPLHLAAKRGSAECVSVLTPSSDLNAKDKDGRTPLHLAASVSLRSAECVSALIPSSDLNAKDKDGRTPLHLAAELGSAECVSALMPSNNLNAKDKDGRTPLHLAAMRGSVECVSSLMPSSDFNAKDKDGRTPLHLAAKRGSAECVSALIPSSDLNAKDEDGRTPLHLAASVWFGSAECVSALIPSSCVSALMPSNNLNAKDTAGSTPLHLAAKRGSAECVSVLTPSSNLNAKDKDGRTPLHLAAMRGSVECVSSLIPSSDINAKDKDGRTPLHLAAKRGSAECLCPNTLQ